GGCGGCGGCCCTCAGCCTCTGGCCCGCTAGCCCCACCCCCTCGGCCTCGGGGCTATCCCCCAGGAAGCTGCCGTCGACCCCGCCGATGAGGACTACGATGAGGATGACGGCGCCCACCAGAAGGGAGTAGAACCTGAACTCCGGATCTTCGATCAGGCTCGTCCTGTTGACGTACATCGTCCGATAATGGAGGGCGAAGCTCGCCCCGGAGATGAACATGAAGACGATGACGATCACCTCGATGAAGGGGGCGTTATAGTCGGGGCCGCCGTAGTAGGCGATGCTATCCGCCCGGGGGGAGAAGCCGCCGGTCGAGACGGTGGAGAAGGTGGTACATACCGCATCGTACGCCGGCATCCTGGCGAGCATCAGGAGGAGAAACTCAGCGGCGGTTATCACCATGTAGACCCCCCAGAGGATCTTCGCCGTCTCCCTGATCCGCGGCCGAATCAGATCCTCCGACGGCCCCGGAACCTCGGCCTTGAAGAGCTGGCGGCCCGCCACCCCCAGGTTCGGCAGGATCGCAATGAAGAGGACGATGATCCCCATCCCCCCCAGCCACTGGGTGAAACACCTCCAGAAGAGGAGGCCGCGATAGGTAGGGCCGACCAGTCCAGAGCTGGCGTTAGCCTCGACCCCCACCAGGCTTCCGTTGAGGGTGGCGTTGAGGACCGTATCATTGAGGGCCGAGATGTTCGATCCCACAAAGCCGGCAGGATCGAAGGTCGGGCTGATGCTAAGGTCGCTGAAGGCGTTATGGGCGATGGATGCAGCCAGGCCGTAGCTCGCGGCCGTGGCGTTCATCGCCCAGAGGCCGTCGGCGCCGACCTCCGAGAGGATGGAGGCTCCCGTCGTGGTGAAGCCGGACATCGACTCGAAGAGGGCGTCTATGGGGCTGAGCCCCAAAAGGATGTACGGGAGGGCGCCGGTGGCTGCCGCCCCCAGCCATCCGAAGGCCACCAGGGCGAACCCCTCCCTGTTGGTGAGGACCTCCTCCTCCCCCAAGATCGCCATCAAAAGGCCTATAGCGAAGGTGAAGAGGGCGGGTAGGACGAAGGCTATCACCCCCTCGACCTCGCCGTAGAGGAACGACACCCCGGCGGGGAGGAGCATCAGCCCCCCCAGCAGCTTCAAGAGGGTGCCGAAGACCCTGAGAAAGACCCTTATCCTCACCCATCTCACGTCCAGATCATCCGAAGCCGACCTCAAATTCGCCAGTTAAAGAAGCGACGTCCCCTATTTTACCATGGTGGTTGTTTCGAAATTTTATCCGTCCGCTAATTTCGCGGATCTCCCGCCCTCCCCGACCCCCGATGAAGATCCCGTCCGCCCGTCCGCCTCGCCATCGATCGTCTCAGCCCTTCCAGAAGTCGGGGATCAGGAGGACGAGGACCGTCAGGACCTCCAGCCTCCCCATCCACATGCATAGAATGAGGATGAGCTTTCCGATCCCCGGGACCTCCGAGAAGTTGTCCGTAGGCCCGAATCGGTGGAGGCCGGGGCCGACGTTTCCAAGGCAGGTGGCGACGGCGGAGCAGGCGCTGATCATGTCGATCCCCCCGACGCCACGGCCGGAGCAGATCCCATCCCCCGGTCCCTCCGCCCCGGCCCAGCCGCCGGAGATCCCGCCCACCACCTCTAGGCCGACTCCTGCCCCGGAGACGAAATAGATCCGATCCTCCGCCCCCGTCTCCTCCTCAGCGAGGGTGCAGACCGAGGCGAAGAGGGCCGAGCCGATGGCGAAGATGAGGATGTATATCGCCATGAATATCAGGATCGAGCGGAGGACGTCCTCCCGAACGGGGGCTCCCTTCAGCTTCACCGCCATCACCGCCTTGGGGTGGAGGGTCCGAAACAGCTCCCGGCGGCAGCACTGGAGGGCGAGGAGGATCCGGACAACCTTCATCGCCCCAGCCGTCGAACCCGCACAGCCTCCGGTGAACATCAAGAACAGTAGAATCAGCTTCGCGGGGCTGGACCAGAGGTCGTAGTCGGCGGTGGCGAAGCCGGTGGTGGTGATGATCGAGACGGTCTGGAAGGCGGCGGTCCGGAGGCGGTGGCTCGCCAGATCGAACCCTTCGAGATCCGGCCCCTCCGGGGGGAGGCTCTCGTCGATGCCGCCGATGAGGGTGATGACGAGGATCGAGGCGAGGACGATGAGCGAGTAGAACTTGAACTCCGCATCTTTTATGAGGCTCTTTCTGCTGACGTACATCGTCCGATAGTGGAGGGCGAAGTTCGCCCCGCAGACGAACATGAAGAGGATCACGACGACCTCTATGAGGGGGCCGTTGTAGTCGGGGCCGGAGTAGTAGGCGATGCTCTCCGCCCGGGGGGAGAAGCCGCCGGTGGCGACGGTGGAGAAGGTGGTGCATATGGCATCGTACGCTGGCATCTTGGCGAGCATCAGGAGGAGGAACTCGGCCGCCGTGAGGACCATGTAGACCCCCCAGAGGATCTTCGCCGTCTGCTTGATCCGGGGCCTTATCAGATCCTCCGTCGGACCCGGAACCTCGGCGTTGAAGAGCTGGCGGCCCGCCACCCCCAGGTTGGGGAGGATCGCTATGAAGAGGACGATGATCCCCATCCCTCCGATCCAGTTGGTGAAGCACCTCCAGAAGAGGAGGCCCCTATAAGTGGGCTCGATCAGATTTGATGTCAGGTTCGTCCCACTTCCCGAGAGGCCTCCGGGGAAGGCGGCGTTGAGGATCGTATCGTTGAGGGCCGATGCGTTCGAGGCCAAAAAGGTGGATGGACCGACGGCGGATGGCATGAAGCTCTGGTTTGAGGCGATCTGGACCAGGGCGACCGCCAGGCTTGAGCTCGCGGCGGTGGCGTTTATTAGGAAGAGGCCATCGGCCCCGCTCTCGGAGAGGATGGAGGCCCCCGTCGTGGTGAAGCCGGACATCGACTCGAAGAGGGCGTCCATGGGGCTGAGCCCCAAAAGGACGAAGGGGAGGGCGCCGGTGGCTGCCGCCCCCAGCCATCCGAAGGCCACCAGGGCGAACCCCTCCTTGTTGGTGAGGACCTCCTCCTCCCCCAGGATCGCCATCAAAAGGCCTATAGCGAAGGTGAAGAGGGCGGGTAGGAGGAAGGCTATCACCCCCTCGACCTCGCCGTAGAGGAGCGACACCCCGGCGGGGAGGAGCATCAGCCCCCCCAGCAGCTTCAAGAGGGTGCCGAAGACCCTGAGAAAGACCCTGACTCTCACCTATGCCTACTCCGCCTCATCCGAGGCCTGCAATTTTGGCCCGCATACTCCGCCGTCTATTTTAAGATGGTGGTGATTTCGGACCTCTCGGAATTGGCCGTCAAGTTCCAGCGTCGTATACCCCAAGATCCCAGAAAAGCCAGAAAGGTCCAGCCCTCCATCCCCCTCGGACTGTAAAGGGGGCGGCACCGATCGGGGGTGCTCTCGCCGCAGGCCCCCGCATGAGAGGGCGGCCAGGCCCGCGGGCCTTTCGGGACGATGGACCGGAGGGTACGCCCTCAGAGGTCGGGGTAGACGATCTCGATGTCCAGGTCGTGGATCAGCTTCCGGAGCTCGTCGCAGGATATGGGCCGCTTGAACTCGCTGCATCTCTTAACCCGCTCGGCGAGGAGGCAGATCTCGTCCCTCTTCAGGTCGTAGCCCATCTTCTTGGTGATGTACTTGAGGGCCCGGGCCCCCGTGTGCTTTCCGATGATTATCCTCCTCGCCGACCCGACCATCTCGGGGGAGTAGAGCTCGTAGGTCCGGGGCTCCTCCAGGACGGCGGCGACGTGGATCCCCGACTCGTGGGCGAAGGCGTTGTCGCCGACGACGGCCTTGTTCTTCGGCATCATCACCCCCGAGTAGCTCTGGACGAGCTTCGAGAGGTCTGTGAGCTTTGTGGTGTCGTACCTATCGACGGAGTAGTGGACCCGGAGGGCGACCATCAGCTCCTCGAGGGGGGTGTTTCCGCTCCTCTCGCCGATCCCGTTGACGGTGGTGTGGAGCTGCTTCGCCCCCGCCTCCGCCGCCGCCAGGGTGTTGGCGAGGGCGAGCCCCAGGTCGTCGTGGCAGTGCATGCATATCGGGATCTTCACCACCTTCTTGATCTCGCGGACCAGGAAGTAGACAGTCCTGGGGTTCATGATCCCCACGGTGTCGGCGATGCTGACGTAGTCGGCCCGGCACTCCTCGGCCTTTTTGTAGAGCCGCTTGAGGAGATTGAACTCCGTCCTGGTGGCGTCCTCCGCTGAGAACCGGACGATGAGGCCGTGGTCCTTGGCGTACTCCACCGTCTCAAGAGCGCTCTTGATCGCCTCCTCGCAGGTCATGTGGAGCTTGTACTTCAGGTGGAGGTCGGAGGTGGCTATGAAGACGCTGACCATGTCGACGTCGCAGGCGAGGGCGGCGTCGACGTCTTTGGGTACAGACCGGGAGAGGACCGAGATCTTGGAGTCGAGGCCGAGGTTGGAGACGTCCCGGACCGCCCTCATCTCCGCCTCGGAGACGACCGGAAAGCCCGCCTCGATGATCTCCACCCCCACCTCGTCCAGCTTGATGGCGATGTCGATCTTCTCGTCGGGCCTGAATACGACCCCGGGCATCTGCTCACCGTCTCTCAGGGTGACGTCGCAGACCTCGATCTCTATCTTCGGAGTCTTGGCGAGTTCTAAGAACTGATTGACGGAATAATCTTGCATGGCAGGATGTTATCTGGCATCCAGGGGTTAAATCCATTTCGAAGGCAACGGCCGTCCGCCATCCCGCCCACCACCGCCCGCCGGGAGGGGGCGGGGAGACGCCCGGATGGTCCCTCCGGGGTTGAGGGGCCTGGGTCGCAAAAATAGAGATAGAAATGGGGAGGGCCCCGGCCTCTAAAGGCCGGTCTAGACCCCCTCGAGGTTTACGGTGTTGTTGAAGAACCGGTTTGGACCGACCCGGTCGATCCCGGAGTTGAGAAGGCTGATCCCCTTCGCGTTGTAGCTGAGGACGTTTCCGGTCACGACGGCGTTTTTGGAGTTGTCGAGGAAGATCCCCACGTCGGTGTTGTTCGCGACCAGGTTCCCTTCGATCCGGTTGTCATCGGAGCTGAGGAGGGCTATCCCGTCGTCGAGGTTGTTGCTGACGACGCTCTCGGAGATCAGGTTTCCAGTGGCCCTGAAGACGAGGATGCCGTCGTTGCCGTTGTTGGAGGAGATGCACCGTGAGACGGTGGTGTTGGCAGAGCCCTTCAGGTATATCCCCGCCCAGTTGCTGTTCATGACGGCGCAGCCGGCCACGACGCTGTCTCTTGAGACGACCTCGATCCCGGCGCTGGGGTAGGGGCCGGCGTTGGTGATGGTGAGCCCCTCCAGGAAGACCCCGGAGGCCTTCAGAAGGACGGCGCTGCCGTTACCCTGGGCGTCCACCACCGGCACCCCCTCGCCGGTGTTAACCCCCCGGATTGTGACCCTCTTATCGACGATGACGTTCTCGCGGTAGGTTCCGCTCCCCACCTCCACCACGTCGCCCTCTCCGGCGGCGTCGATCGCGGCCTGGATGGTGGTGTAGCTGCAGCCGTTGAGGCAGACGGCCCGGAGCTCCCCTCCCGCCGCCTCGGGTATAATCTCCGCCCCGGAGACGTTGGCGGCCTCGGGCAGCGTTTCGTTGGCAGTATCGGCGGCGGCTGGGACCTCCGCAGCCCCGGCCGCCATCGGCGGAGCCGTCTCGTTGGCCGCGGCCTCGCCGCCGACCTCGGAGAGGGGTTCGGTCAGGTTCGACTGATTCCCATCCTCCATCCCGCCGGCTACCTCAGAGGTGGCGTTCGACCCCAGGGAGACGCCCTCCGGAGCTACGACGCTGAAGTTGACGTCATCGGTGACTACCGCCTGGACGAGCCCCGCCGATAATAATATGGCCAGGGCGAGGGAGGCGCCGATGGCGAATTTATTTGAGAAATCTCTGAGCATACTTAAACCTCTGAGCGCACCATGGCCCTGATCGGTATTAAGATTACCCAGGCCGGAACCTTCCGTCAGCCCGAAGCTACGACCTCGATCTCGAAGACCCAGGGCCAGAGCTTCCCTGTGACGAAGAGCCGTCCCGAGGCGGGATCGTAGGCGATCCCGTTTAGGACGTCGCCCCTCTCCCTCTCCTCCTCGG
The sequence above is drawn from the Methanothrix harundinacea 6Ac genome and encodes:
- a CDS encoding homocitrate synthase family protein translates to MQDYSVNQFLELAKTPKIEIEVCDVTLRDGEQMPGVVFRPDEKIDIAIKLDEVGVEIIEAGFPVVSEAEMRAVRDVSNLGLDSKISVLSRSVPKDVDAALACDVDMVSVFIATSDLHLKYKLHMTCEEAIKSALETVEYAKDHGLIVRFSAEDATRTEFNLLKRLYKKAEECRADYVSIADTVGIMNPRTVYFLVREIKKVVKIPICMHCHDDLGLALANTLAAAEAGAKQLHTTVNGIGERSGNTPLEELMVALRVHYSVDRYDTTKLTDLSKLVQSYSGVMMPKNKAVVGDNAFAHESGIHVAAVLEEPRTYELYSPEMVGSARRIIIGKHTGARALKYITKKMGYDLKRDEICLLAERVKRCSEFKRPISCDELRKLIHDLDIEIVYPDL
- a CDS encoding TrkH family potassium uptake protein, with the translated sequence MRSASDDLDVRWVRIRVFLRVFGTLLKLLGGLMLLPAGVSFLYGEVEGVIAFVLPALFTFAIGLLMAILGEEEVLTNREGFALVAFGWLGAAATGALPYILLGLSPIDALFESMSGFTTTGASILSEVGADGLWAMNATAASYGLAASIAHNAFSDLSISPTFDPAGFVGSNISALNDTVLNATLNGSLVGVEANASSGLVGPTYRGLLFWRCFTQWLGGMGIIVLFIAILPNLGVAGRQLFKAEVPGPSEDLIRPRIRETAKILWGVYMVITAAEFLLLMLARMPAYDAVCTTFSTVSTGGFSPRADSIAYYGGPDYNAPFIEVIVIVFMFISGASFALHYRTMYVNRTSLIEDPEFRFYSLLVGAVILIVVLIGGVDGSFLGDSPEAEGVGLAGQRLRAAAFQTVSIVTSTGFATADYDLWSSPAKLILLFLMFTGACAGSTSGGMKLVRVLLSVRYCRRELFRTLHPKAVMAVKLKASPVREDVLHSIMVFMALYILIFAVGSVLFASVTSLPGEAATSEEIVCFVSGDGEKVVCFGPDGWNGSRELLGSDPKVSGGVACFFPAENGTRRIEVDRRPINLSEIYSKGGGLVSFGSGFSSDMDVISAASAVASALGNVGPAFHRYGPTDNYSEVPGIGKLILIVCMWIGRLELLTVLVLLVPDFWKD
- a CDS encoding TrkH family potassium uptake protein translates to MRVRVFLRVFGTLLKLLGGLMLLPAGVSLLYGEVEGVIAFLLPALFTFAIGLLMAILGEEEVLTNKEGFALVAFGWLGAAATGALPFVLLGLSPMDALFESMSGFTTTGASILSESGADGLFLINATAASSSLAVALVQIASNQSFMPSAVGPSTFLASNASALNDTILNAAFPGGLSGSGTNLTSNLIEPTYRGLLFWRCFTNWIGGMGIIVLFIAILPNLGVAGRQLFNAEVPGPTEDLIRPRIKQTAKILWGVYMVLTAAEFLLLMLAKMPAYDAICTTFSTVATGGFSPRAESIAYYSGPDYNGPLIEVVVILFMFVCGANFALHYRTMYVSRKSLIKDAEFKFYSLIVLASILVITLIGGIDESLPPEGPDLEGFDLASHRLRTAAFQTVSIITTTGFATADYDLWSSPAKLILLFLMFTGGCAGSTAGAMKVVRILLALQCCRRELFRTLHPKAVMAVKLKGAPVREDVLRSILIFMAIYILIFAIGSALFASVCTLAEEETGAEDRIYFVSGAGVGLEVVGGISGGWAGAEGPGDGICSGRGVGGIDMISACSAVATCLGNVGPGLHRFGPTDNFSEVPGIGKLILILCMWMGRLEVLTVLVLLIPDFWKG
- a CDS encoding right-handed parallel beta-helix repeat-containing protein, producing MLRDFSNKFAIGASLALAILLSAGLVQAVVTDDVNFSVVAPEGVSLGSNATSEVAGGMEDGNQSNLTEPLSEVGGEAAANETAPPMAAGAAEVPAAADTANETLPEAANVSGAEIIPEAAGGELRAVCLNGCSYTTIQAAIDAAGEGDVVEVGSGTYRENVIVDKRVTIRGVNTGEGVPVVDAQGNGSAVLLKASGVFLEGLTITNAGPYPSAGIEVVSRDSVVAGCAVMNSNWAGIYLKGSANTTVSRCISSNNGNDGILVFRATGNLISESVVSNNLDDGIALLSSDDNRIEGNLVANNTDVGIFLDNSKNAVVTGNVLSYNAKGISLLNSGIDRVGPNRFFNNTVNLEGV